From the genome of Candidatus Promineifilum breve, one region includes:
- a CDS encoding glycosyltransferase: MPYNGPVIALIHDWLNQLGGAEDVLAALVALYPDAPLYTALYDRARMPDQWREWDIRPGFIDRLPLARRKQQLYFPLYPFAFEQFDLRGYDVVLSNKSGFCHGVITGPETMHVCYCLTPTRYVWRYHQYAERENLGRATRLSLAPFLTFLRQWDRLAADRVDHFIAISDEVRRRIAKVYRREATIIYPPVDVGRFAPSNRVDDYYLFVGRLVPYRRLDVLIEAFNVMGRPLVIAGSGRDRERLEALAGPTVQFLGFVPDADLPDLLARCRAFVWPGEEDFGISPLQANAAGRPVIAYDAGGARETVITGPVDAATGALFAEQSVAAIIEAVESFDPLSVQPAVARRHAEQFDIAVFKRKIDDFVTQKYEAWNSVNSGTSSAAAGRSFSSPR; encoded by the coding sequence ATGCCCTATAATGGCCCCGTGATCGCCCTCATCCACGATTGGCTCAACCAGCTTGGCGGCGCGGAAGACGTGTTGGCGGCGCTGGTGGCGCTCTACCCCGATGCTCCTCTCTACACGGCCCTCTATGATCGCGCGCGGATGCCCGATCAGTGGCGCGAGTGGGACATCCGGCCGGGCTTCATTGACCGGCTGCCCCTGGCCCGGCGCAAGCAGCAACTCTACTTCCCGCTCTACCCGTTCGCCTTCGAGCAGTTCGACCTGCGCGGCTACGACGTGGTGCTGAGCAACAAGAGCGGCTTCTGCCACGGCGTCATCACCGGGCCGGAGACGATGCACGTCTGCTACTGCCTGACGCCGACGCGCTACGTCTGGCGCTACCACCAGTACGCCGAGCGCGAGAACCTGGGCCGGGCCACGCGCCTGTCGCTGGCCCCGTTTCTGACCTTCCTGCGCCAATGGGACCGGCTGGCGGCCGACCGCGTGGATCATTTCATCGCCATATCGGACGAGGTTCGTCGGCGAATCGCCAAGGTCTACCGGCGCGAGGCGACTATCATTTATCCACCGGTGGACGTGGGCCGCTTTGCGCCGTCGAATCGGGTGGATGATTACTACCTGTTCGTGGGCCGTCTCGTCCCCTACCGGCGGCTGGACGTGCTCATCGAGGCGTTCAACGTCATGGGCCGGCCTTTGGTCATCGCCGGCAGCGGGCGCGACCGGGAGCGGCTGGAAGCATTGGCCGGGCCGACGGTACAGTTTCTGGGCTTCGTGCCCGATGCCGACCTGCCCGACCTGCTGGCCCGCTGCCGGGCCTTTGTCTGGCCGGGCGAGGAAGATTTCGGCATCTCGCCCTTGCAGGCCAACGCCGCCGGACGGCCGGTCATCGCCTACGACGCCGGCGGGGCGCGCGAGACCGTGATTACCGGCCCAGTCGATGCGGCCACCGGCGCGCTCTTTGCCGAGCAGTCGGTTGCTGCTATCATCGAGGCGGTCGAGTCGTTCGATCCGCTGTCGGTTCAGCCGGCCGTGGCCCGCCGCCACGCCGAGCAATTTGACATCGCCGTTTTCAAACGCAAGATCGACGATTTTGTGACGCAAAAGTACGAAGCATGGAACTCCGTCAATTCTGGAACATCCTCCGCCGCCGCTGGCCGCTCGTTCTCCTCCCCGCGCTGA
- a CDS encoding ABC transporter ATP-binding protein, whose amino-acid sequence MTEPILIAKELRKTFGDNEAVKGISFSVLRGEIFSLLGPNGAGKTTTINMLSCLIEPTGGTAEIAGHAIPGDSLNVRRAIGVVPQEIALYDSLTARQNLEFWGRLYDMSGKPLAQRIDEVLAIVGLSDRAKDKVKTFSGGMKRRINIAAGLLHRPRLLFMDEPTVGIDPQSRRRILDMVRELRDGGMTVLYTTHYMEEAEQLSDRVGIIDQGRLIALGTQAELTRVVGEQETLRLHLSEEASAALLSANGDAPTADGQVALFNGLPGVISAAAVDHQIVVNVADAGEALPGVVGRANDAGLHVRSIDIEEPNLEAVFLHLTGRGLRD is encoded by the coding sequence ATGACCGAACCCATCCTCATCGCCAAAGAGCTACGCAAGACCTTCGGCGACAACGAAGCCGTGAAGGGCATCTCCTTCAGCGTCCTGCGCGGCGAGATATTCAGCCTGCTCGGCCCCAACGGCGCGGGCAAGACCACGACCATCAACATGCTCAGCTGCCTCATCGAGCCGACCGGCGGCACGGCCGAGATCGCCGGCCACGCCATCCCCGGCGATTCACTCAATGTGCGCCGGGCCATCGGCGTCGTGCCGCAGGAGATCGCCCTCTACGACAGCCTGACCGCCCGCCAGAACCTGGAGTTCTGGGGCCGCCTCTACGACATGAGCGGCAAGCCGCTGGCCCAGCGCATCGACGAAGTGCTGGCGATCGTCGGCCTCAGCGACCGGGCCAAGGACAAGGTGAAGACCTTCTCCGGCGGCATGAAGCGGCGCATCAACATCGCCGCCGGGCTGCTCCACCGGCCGCGGCTGCTGTTCATGGACGAGCCGACGGTGGGCATCGACCCGCAGAGCCGCCGCCGCATCCTCGACATGGTGCGCGAACTGCGCGACGGCGGCATGACCGTGCTCTATACCACCCACTACATGGAAGAGGCCGAGCAGCTATCCGACCGCGTGGGCATCATCGATCAGGGGCGGCTCATCGCCCTGGGCACGCAGGCCGAACTGACCCGCGTCGTGGGCGAGCAGGAGACGTTGCGGCTGCACCTGAGCGAAGAGGCTTCGGCCGCCCTGCTTTCGGCCAACGGCGACGCGCCCACCGCCGACGGCCAGGTGGCGCTGTTCAACGGCCTGCCGGGCGTCATCAGCGCGGCGGCCGTCGATCACCAGATCGTGGTCAATGTGGCCGACGCCGGCGAAGCGCTGCCGGGCGTGGTCGGCCGGGCCAATGACGCCGGGCTGCACGTGCGCTCGATCGATATCGAAGAGCCGAACCTGGAAGCGGTCTTCCTGCACCTCACTGGGCGGGGATTGAGGGATTGA
- a CDS encoding ABC transporter permease codes for MNKILTIMWKDISIIFRDGAALVLMIAGPLVLTLGLGLITGSFGGGDDAPTISRIPVLVVDQDGGALAVALDDLLRGDDLSGLLAAEAWNDEAAARESVGNGDAAAAVIIPAGFSASLMPDPTSGQLPAPVALRLYGDPGSPIGAAVVRTVTEEFTNQAVNNVAAIQIGLTQLATSGAVAPDDLPAVGQAMGEQLFGAEATAGALITVRAESVATGGTAGFNPMAFFAPAMALLFLMYAVTLGARSLITERREGTLARMLAAPVNAAQVLSGKVAGIFMTGFLQMSVLILLTTLMYQLNWGNPLGVLLLIAAAALAATGWGLLLASLSSNAGQITTLGTAAMLIFGILGGSFVPGMEFGPLLQYAGMITPNRWAQDGFISLASGDGLASLVTPLTALVLMALILFALSAVLFRRRQSSILTG; via the coding sequence ATGAACAAAATACTCACGATCATGTGGAAAGACATCAGCATCATCTTCCGCGACGGGGCGGCGTTGGTGCTGATGATCGCCGGGCCGCTGGTGCTGACGCTGGGGCTGGGGCTAATCACCGGCAGCTTCGGCGGCGGCGACGACGCGCCGACCATCAGCCGCATCCCCGTGCTCGTCGTCGATCAGGACGGCGGCGCGCTGGCCGTGGCCCTCGATGACCTGTTGCGCGGCGACGACCTGAGCGGGCTATTGGCCGCCGAAGCGTGGAATGACGAAGCGGCGGCGCGGGAAAGTGTGGGCAACGGCGACGCGGCGGCGGCGGTCATCATCCCCGCCGGCTTCAGCGCCAGCCTCATGCCCGACCCGACCAGCGGCCAACTGCCCGCGCCGGTCGCCCTGCGCCTCTATGGCGACCCCGGTTCGCCCATCGGCGCGGCCGTCGTGCGCACGGTCACCGAGGAGTTCACCAATCAGGCCGTCAACAACGTGGCCGCCATCCAGATCGGCCTGACCCAACTGGCGACGAGCGGCGCGGTCGCCCCGGACGATTTGCCCGCCGTGGGTCAAGCAATGGGCGAGCAGCTCTTCGGCGCGGAAGCCACGGCCGGCGCGCTCATCACCGTCCGCGCCGAGAGCGTGGCGACGGGCGGCACGGCCGGCTTCAATCCGATGGCCTTCTTCGCCCCGGCCATGGCCCTGCTGTTCCTGATGTACGCCGTCACGCTGGGGGCGCGCTCGCTCATCACCGAGCGGCGCGAGGGCACGCTGGCCCGCATGTTGGCCGCGCCGGTCAACGCCGCCCAGGTGCTCAGTGGCAAGGTGGCCGGCATCTTTATGACCGGCTTCCTACAAATGAGCGTGCTCATCCTGCTGACGACACTCATGTATCAGTTGAACTGGGGCAACCCGCTGGGCGTGCTGCTGCTAATAGCCGCCGCGGCGCTGGCCGCCACCGGCTGGGGCTTACTGCTGGCGTCGTTGTCCAGCAATGCCGGGCAGATCACCACCCTGGGCACGGCGGCGATGCTCATCTTCGGCATCCTGGGCGGCAGCTTCGTGCCCGGCATGGAGTTCGGGCCGCTGCTGCAATACGCCGGGATGATCACGCCCAACCGCTGGGCGCAGGATGGTTTCATCTCGCTGGCTTCCGGCGATGGATTGGCGTCGCTGGTTACGCCGCTGACCGCCTTGGTACTGATGGCGCTCATCCTGTTCGCGCTGTCGGCCGTCCTCTTCCGCCGCCGCCAGAGTTCGATCTTGACCGGATAG
- a CDS encoding ABC transporter permease, whose amino-acid sequence MFNKLIAIFRKDTILRFEGWSELLFFLILPIIFTFIIGGGLSSGGPGEDNREVVPVVDEDGGPAAADLVAALAASETIRPEAYGRAEAEELLDGNDVGAILIIPAGFSDGLTAAGQAGDPAEIVVRSAPGNNIAIVVEQEVQRAAGAIARPRLIAAGAAGAVAAVQPFPDDAARAAFQQDALAAAETALSDQPARVEFSTLGGGSGEYSQQAQSSAGQLITWVFIPLLGASGLFVMERSLGTLRRLMVTPTRKSTFLLGSIGGQYLFALLQMTLLVLFGLYVMGVPWGNAPLALAVVLAAFGLAGVALGTTLGTFVKTESQAGSLSIILGMTMGMLGGAMWPMELFPPALQQVVKVLPTTWAMSALTDLTMRGGGMADILPEAAVLLGFAVVFFVIGVWRFRYE is encoded by the coding sequence ATGTTCAACAAACTAATCGCAATCTTTCGTAAAGACACCATCCTGCGCTTCGAGGGTTGGTCGGAACTGCTCTTCTTCCTGATCCTGCCCATCATCTTCACCTTCATCATCGGCGGCGGCCTGTCCAGCGGCGGGCCGGGCGAGGACAACCGCGAGGTCGTGCCCGTCGTGGACGAGGACGGCGGCCCGGCGGCGGCCGACCTCGTGGCCGCGCTGGCCGCGTCCGAGACCATCCGGCCCGAAGCCTATGGGCGCGCCGAGGCCGAGGAACTACTCGACGGCAACGACGTGGGGGCCATCCTCATCATCCCCGCCGGCTTCAGCGACGGGCTGACGGCCGCGGGACAAGCGGGCGACCCGGCCGAAATCGTGGTGCGCTCGGCCCCCGGCAACAACATCGCCATCGTCGTGGAGCAGGAAGTGCAGCGGGCGGCCGGCGCCATCGCCCGGCCGCGCCTCATCGCCGCCGGGGCCGCCGGCGCTGTGGCCGCGGTGCAGCCCTTCCCCGACGACGCCGCCCGCGCCGCCTTCCAGCAGGACGCGCTGGCCGCGGCCGAGACCGCCCTGAGCGACCAGCCGGCCCGTGTCGAATTCTCCACGTTGGGCGGCGGCAGCGGCGAATATAGCCAGCAGGCCCAATCCTCGGCCGGGCAGCTGATCACCTGGGTGTTCATCCCACTGCTGGGGGCGTCGGGCCTGTTCGTCATGGAGCGCTCGCTGGGCACACTGCGCCGCCTGATGGTGACGCCGACGCGCAAATCGACCTTCCTGCTGGGCAGCATCGGCGGCCAATATCTGTTCGCCCTGTTGCAGATGACGCTGCTGGTGCTGTTCGGCCTCTACGTGATGGGCGTGCCGTGGGGCAACGCGCCGCTGGCTCTGGCCGTGGTGCTGGCCGCCTTCGGGTTGGCCGGGGTGGCGCTGGGCACGACGCTGGGTACGTTCGTCAAGACCGAAAGCCAGGCCGGCAGTCTGAGCATCATCCTGGGCATGACCATGGGCATGTTGGGCGGCGCGATGTGGCCGATGGAGCTATTTCCGCCGGCGCTGCAACAGGTGGTGAAGGTGCTGCCCACGACGTGGGCCATGAGCGCCCTGACCGACCTGACCATGCGCGGCGGGGGGATGGCCGACATTTTGCCCGAGGCGGCGGTGTTGCTGGGCTTCGCGGTGGTCTTCTTCGTGATTGGGGTGTGGCGCTTCCGCTACGAGTGA
- a CDS encoding rhodanese-like domain-containing protein produces MDFISRILGGGVAEVSPAEAHRRLQNDPPPLIVDVRQPVETRAGSVAGAVLIPLTEFGRRLTELPRDRPILVICRSGHRSPLAARQLRRAGYDVANVSGGTMAWQGAGLPLTPPDDAPDE; encoded by the coding sequence ATGGATTTCATCAGCCGTATCCTGGGCGGCGGCGTGGCCGAGGTCAGCCCGGCCGAAGCCCACCGCCGCCTGCAAAACGACCCGCCGCCGCTCATCGTCGACGTGCGCCAGCCCGTGGAGACTCGCGCCGGCAGCGTGGCGGGGGCGGTGCTTATCCCGCTGACGGAGTTCGGCCGCCGCCTGACCGAACTGCCGCGCGACCGGCCGATCCTGGTCATTTGCCGCTCCGGCCACCGCAGCCCGCTGGCGGCGCGACAACTGCGGCGGGCGGGCTATGACGTGGCGAACGTAAGTGGCGGGACGATGGCCTGGCAAGGGGCGGGGTTGCCCTTGACGCCGCCCGACGATGCGCCGGACGAATAG
- a CDS encoding CBS domain-containing protein: MKELVRDWMSSDVITIRPETTLPEAHQMMTTEEIRRMPVVDDEGRLVGIITIGDIRSAEPSPATSLSIWEMNYLLSSLKIEKIMTRHPRTITADATLAEAARTMLEYRVSGLPVVDEGMHVVGIITESDIFTMVVLHEWGKEHADA, encoded by the coding sequence ATGAAAGAACTCGTGCGGGACTGGATGTCCAGCGACGTCATCACCATCCGGCCGGAGACGACCCTGCCCGAAGCGCACCAGATGATGACCACCGAGGAGATACGGCGTATGCCCGTCGTTGACGATGAGGGCCGCCTCGTGGGCATCATCACCATCGGCGACATTCGCAGTGCCGAGCCATCGCCGGCCACTTCCCTCAGCATCTGGGAGATGAACTACCTGCTGTCGTCGCTCAAGATCGAAAAGATTATGACCCGCCACCCCAGGACGATCACCGCCGACGCCACACTGGCCGAGGCGGCGCGGACAATGCTGGAGTATCGCGTCAGCGGCCTGCCGGTGGTCGATGAGGGGATGCACGTGGTCGGCATCATCACCGAATCCGACATTTTCACGATGGTGGTGCTCCACGAATGGGGCAAGGAACACGCCGACGCCTAG
- a CDS encoding GNAT family N-acetyltransferase, which yields MLIRPEELHDETAIREVNQLAFGQEAEGALVDALREAGAVLCSLVAEDDGRIVGHILFSPATLEDGPSRWEVAALGPVAVHPEHQRRGIGSALILAGLDICRVRGYDVAILLGHPAYYPRFGFRPAAPLGIRWEHDAPEEAFMVMELQAGALAGRQGIIRFRPEFEGV from the coding sequence ATGCTGATTAGACCGGAAGAATTACACGATGAAACGGCTATTCGGGAGGTAAATCAACTGGCTTTCGGCCAGGAGGCCGAAGGCGCATTAGTCGATGCCTTGCGGGAGGCCGGGGCGGTGCTTTGCTCGCTGGTGGCCGAGGACGACGGCCGGATCGTCGGCCACATCCTGTTCAGTCCGGCCACGTTGGAGGACGGGCCAAGCCGTTGGGAAGTGGCCGCGCTGGGGCCGGTGGCGGTGCACCCCGAGCACCAGCGCCGTGGCATCGGCAGCGCCCTGATCCTTGCTGGGCTGGACATCTGCCGCGTGCGGGGTTATGACGTCGCCATCCTGCTGGGCCACCCGGCCTACTACCCCCGCTTTGGCTTTCGGCCGGCCGCGCCGCTGGGCATCCGCTGGGAACATGACGCGCCGGAAGAGGCGTTTATGGTGATGGAGCTTCAGGCGGGGGCATTGGCCGGGCGGCAAGGGATCATTCGCTTCCGGCCGGAGTTTGAGGGGGTGTGA
- a CDS encoding mechanosensitive ion channel family protein: MPSVIDLTQSGDQQFITWLTSFKADDLPVLLGRLLVSILIFVIGRVLVTLLVRFVRRNLERRPLDALTVDFFDKALTIVGIILVALIALGNLGIPMTSLIAVLGASALAIGLALQDSLSNLASGLLIIMLRPYRDADSIEVGGDRRLGTVDSVHFFHTILRTPDNSLLLMPNREVMGNPIVNFTDLGWRRVDMEFTVGYEADLRRAKEILQALAAADPRVRAEPPAVIAVKALSQNGVELVFQPYVQPADYGRVRYDLTEQVKLRFDEAGITMAAPRPVSLVNMGAVTPPQTPAGSE; the protein is encoded by the coding sequence ATGCCCTCTGTCATAGACCTCACCCAATCCGGCGATCAGCAATTCATCACCTGGCTGACCAGCTTCAAGGCTGACGATCTGCCCGTGCTGCTGGGGCGGCTGCTGGTGTCGATCCTCATCTTTGTGATCGGCCGCGTCCTCGTCACCCTGCTGGTGCGTTTCGTGCGGCGCAATCTGGAACGCCGCCCGCTGGATGCGCTGACCGTCGATTTCTTCGACAAAGCCCTGACCATCGTCGGCATCATTCTCGTCGCCCTCATCGCCCTGGGCAATCTGGGCATTCCGATGACGTCATTGATCGCTGTGCTGGGGGCCAGCGCCCTGGCGATTGGTCTGGCCCTCCAGGACTCGCTGTCCAATCTGGCCTCGGGGCTGTTGATCATCATGCTGCGCCCCTATCGCGACGCCGACTCCATCGAGGTCGGCGGGGATCGCCGCCTGGGGACGGTCGATTCGGTCCACTTCTTCCACACCATCCTGCGCACGCCCGATAACAGCCTGCTGCTGATGCCCAACCGCGAGGTGATGGGCAATCCCATCGTCAATTTCACCGACCTGGGCTGGCGGCGGGTCGATATGGAGTTCACCGTCGGCTACGAGGCGGATCTGCGGCGAGCCAAGGAGATCTTGCAGGCGCTGGCCGCGGCCGATCCGCGCGTCCGCGCCGAGCCGCCGGCGGTCATCGCCGTGAAAGCCCTGAGCCAGAACGGTGTTGAGCTTGTCTTCCAGCCCTACGTGCAGCCGGCCGATTATGGCCGCGTGCGGTACGATCTTACCGAGCAGGTGAAGTTGCGCTTCGATGAGGCGGGCATCACGATGGCCGCGCCGCGCCCGGTGAGTCTGGTGAATATGGGGGCGGTCACACCCCCTCAAACTCCGGCCGGAAGCGAATGA
- a CDS encoding Uma2 family endonuclease, protein MSVRTQEKAKKRIPDAAIPALQNGDHLTRAEFERRYHAQPHLKKAELIEGVVYVPSPVGVEHSSRHATVIGWLGTYCAATPGLLLLDNATVRLDAENEVQPDAALCVAEGGQTKAVGSYLHGAPELVVEVAISSAAYDLHEKMRVYRRAGVREYVILLTLERETIWYQLDEGRYVAVAPGADGLIRSQAFPGLHFHSDKFWADDVAGLLADLRAGIATPEHEAFRQTLQSSS, encoded by the coding sequence ATGAGCGTCAGGACTCAGGAAAAAGCGAAAAAACGAATACCGGACGCCGCCATTCCCGCGCTCCAGAACGGCGATCACCTCACCCGCGCCGAATTCGAGCGTCGTTACCACGCCCAGCCCCATTTGAAAAAAGCGGAACTCATCGAAGGTGTTGTCTACGTGCCGTCGCCTGTCGGCGTAGAACACAGTAGTCGCCATGCGACCGTTATAGGCTGGCTTGGCACTTATTGCGCGGCCACGCCGGGCTTACTCCTTCTCGACAATGCCACCGTGCGGCTGGACGCGGAAAACGAAGTGCAACCCGACGCGGCCCTGTGTGTGGCCGAGGGCGGCCAGACGAAGGCCGTCGGCAGCTATCTCCACGGCGCGCCGGAACTGGTCGTGGAGGTCGCCATTTCCAGCGCCGCCTACGACCTGCACGAAAAAATGCGGGTCTATCGTCGCGCCGGGGTGCGGGAGTACGTGATCCTGCTCACGCTGGAACGCGAGACGATCTGGTATCAACTGGATGAGGGGCGCTACGTAGCCGTCGCGCCTGGCGCGGATGGGCTCATCAGAAGCCAGGCCTTTCCCGGGCTGCATTTCCATTCGGACAAATTTTGGGCCGATGACGTGGCCGGATTGCTGGCCGACTTGAGAGCGGGCATCGCCACCCCGGAGCACGAAGCGTTCAGGCAAACCCTCCAATCAAGCTCATAG
- the clpB gene encoding ATP-dependent chaperone ClpB, with product MRLDKLTEKSREALLEAQNLAEQSHHPAVEPEHLLAALLGQEGGVVPSVINKIGGDPQLLGRAVVEALGRLPRATGSSVQVGLSRDLTNILNEADAIAGAMKDDYTSTEHLLMAMAQPKGGRVRDLLARHGVDYNAVMQALAAIRGSQRVTSQNPEAQYEALAKYGRELTQEARRGKLDPVIGRDEEIRRVIQILSRRTKNNPVLIGEPGVGKTAIVEGLAQRIINGDVPLGLKEKRLVSLDLGALVAGAKYRGEFEERLKAVLKEVQEAEGQIILFIDEMHTLIGAGAAEGSMDASNMLKPLLARGELHAIGATTLDEYRKHIEKDAALERRFQPVFVDEPSVEDTISILRGLKERYEVHHGVRIMDAAVIAAATLSHRYISDRFLPDKAIDLIDEAASRLRMQIDSKPAELDEVDRTVMQLEMEREALKKEKDKASQERLGKLEEELANAKERGTQLAGRWQAEKDAIAHIQTVKEEMDTVRIQIEAAQREYDYQKASELQFGRMRQLEHDLTEATAQLRQMQDDGAMLKEEVDAEDIAHIVGKWTGIPATKLLEGEVEKLIHMEERLHRRVVGQEEAVAAVAAAVRRSRSGLQDPNRPIGSFIFLGPTGVGKTELARALAEFLFDDERNMVRIDMSEYQERHTVARLIGAPPGYVGYEEGGQLTEAVRRRPYSVVLFDEIEKAHPEVFNVFLQVLDDGRLTDGQGRTVDFRNAVIIMTSNVGSQFILGDLDDATMRARVMEAMRNHFRPEFLNRVDEVVIFHRLGREQLREIAEIQLNHVRGLLAKRNVTLSLTEAATDLLIEEGYDPVYGARPLKRVLQRRIIDPLAIRVIQGEVGEGDHVVVEVDDGDLDFRVVETGEVEMA from the coding sequence ATGAGACTAGATAAATTAACCGAAAAATCCCGCGAGGCGCTGCTGGAAGCGCAGAACCTCGCCGAACAGAGCCATCACCCGGCCGTGGAGCCGGAACATCTCTTGGCCGCGCTGCTGGGACAGGAGGGCGGCGTCGTGCCGTCGGTCATCAACAAGATCGGCGGCGACCCGCAACTGCTGGGCCGGGCCGTGGTCGAGGCGCTCGGCCGCCTGCCGCGAGCCACCGGCTCGTCGGTGCAGGTCGGCCTGAGCCGCGACCTGACCAACATCCTCAACGAGGCCGATGCCATCGCCGGGGCCATGAAGGACGACTACACCTCGACCGAGCATCTGCTGATGGCCATGGCCCAGCCCAAGGGCGGCCGGGTGCGCGACCTGTTGGCCCGCCACGGCGTGGATTACAACGCCGTCATGCAGGCCCTGGCCGCCATTCGTGGCTCGCAGCGTGTCACCAGCCAGAACCCGGAGGCGCAATACGAGGCGCTGGCGAAATACGGCCGCGAGCTGACCCAGGAGGCGCGGCGCGGCAAGCTCGACCCGGTCATCGGCCGCGACGAGGAGATTCGCCGCGTCATCCAAATCCTGAGCCGCCGTACCAAGAACAACCCGGTGCTCATCGGCGAGCCGGGCGTGGGCAAGACGGCCATCGTCGAGGGGCTGGCCCAACGCATCATCAACGGCGACGTGCCGCTGGGGCTGAAGGAGAAGCGGCTGGTGTCGCTCGACCTGGGGGCGCTGGTGGCCGGGGCCAAATATCGCGGCGAGTTCGAGGAGCGGCTGAAGGCGGTGCTGAAGGAAGTGCAGGAGGCCGAGGGGCAGATCATCCTGTTCATCGACGAGATGCACACCCTGATCGGCGCGGGCGCGGCCGAGGGGTCGATGGACGCCAGCAACATGCTCAAGCCACTGCTGGCCCGTGGCGAATTGCACGCCATCGGGGCGACGACGCTGGACGAATACCGCAAGCACATCGAGAAGGACGCCGCCCTGGAGCGCCGCTTCCAGCCGGTGTTTGTCGATGAGCCGTCGGTGGAAGACACCATCTCCATCCTGCGCGGGCTGAAGGAGCGCTACGAGGTGCACCACGGCGTGCGCATCATGGACGCGGCGGTCATCGCCGCGGCCACGCTGAGCCATCGCTACATCAGCGACCGCTTCCTGCCCGACAAGGCCATCGATCTGATCGATGAGGCCGCCAGCCGCCTGCGGATGCAGATCGACAGCAAGCCGGCCGAACTGGATGAGGTCGATCGCACGGTCATGCAACTGGAGATGGAGCGCGAGGCCCTCAAGAAGGAGAAGGACAAGGCCAGCCAGGAGCGGCTGGGCAAGCTGGAGGAGGAACTGGCCAACGCCAAGGAGCGCGGCACACAATTGGCCGGCCGCTGGCAGGCGGAGAAGGACGCCATCGCCCACATCCAGACCGTCAAGGAAGAGATGGACACGGTGCGCATCCAGATCGAGGCGGCGCAACGGGAGTACGATTACCAGAAGGCGTCGGAGTTGCAGTTCGGCCGCATGCGCCAACTGGAGCACGACCTGACCGAGGCCACGGCCCAACTGCGACAGATGCAGGACGACGGGGCCATGCTGAAGGAAGAGGTCGATGCCGAGGACATCGCCCACATCGTCGGCAAGTGGACGGGCATCCCGGCCACCAAGCTGCTGGAGGGCGAGGTGGAGAAGCTCATCCATATGGAAGAGCGGCTGCACCGGCGCGTCGTGGGGCAGGAAGAGGCCGTGGCCGCCGTGGCCGCCGCCGTGCGCCGCAGCCGCTCCGGCCTGCAAGACCCCAACCGGCCGATCGGTTCGTTCATCTTCCTGGGGCCGACGGGCGTGGGCAAGACGGAACTGGCGCGAGCGCTGGCCGAATTCCTGTTCGACGACGAGCGCAATATGGTGCGCATCGACATGAGCGAATACCAGGAGCGCCACACGGTGGCCCGGCTCATCGGCGCGCCGCCCGGCTACGTGGGCTACGAGGAGGGCGGCCAGTTGACCGAGGCGGTGCGGCGGCGGCCCTATAGCGTGGTGCTGTTTGACGAGATCGAGAAGGCCCACCCGGAGGTGTTCAACGTCTTCCTGCAAGTGCTGGACGACGGCCGGCTGACCGATGGCCAGGGGCGCACCGTCGATTTCCGCAACGCGGTGATCATTATGACCAGCAACGTCGGCAGCCAGTTCATCCTGGGCGACCTGGACGACGCCACGATGCGGGCGCGGGTGATGGAGGCCATGCGCAACCACTTCCGGCCGGAGTTCCTGAACCGGGTGGATGAGGTCGTCATCTTCCACCGGCTGGGGCGCGAGCAGTTGCGGGAGATCGCCGAGATTCAACTCAACCACGTGCGCGGGCTGCTGGCGAAGCGCAACGTAACCCTGTCGCTGACCGAGGCGGCGACCGACCTTCTGATCGAGGAAGGCTATGACCCGGTGTATGGCGCGCGCCCGCTCAAGCGCGTGCTGCAACGGCGGATCATTGACCCGCTGGCGATTCGTGTCATTCAGGGGGAGGTGGGCGAGGGGGATCACGTGGTGGTTGAAGTGGATGATGGCGACCTGGATTTCCGGGTCGTAGAGACGGGTGAGGTTGAGATGGCGTAA